Proteins encoded in a region of the Longimicrobium sp. genome:
- the atpF gene encoding F0F1 ATP synthase subunit B — protein MTLKPWALAGLALLQATPLYAAEEGGGPLAINTALIIWTFLIFGIVLVVLSRTAWPAILGAVEQRETHIRELLEGAERDRAAAAAAAEENRRLLEETRAKAHEAINEARLQGEAMRAEVLATSRREQQEMMERARRDIAAEREGALESVRREAVDLAIRAAEKLVRRSLDAEDNRRLVREYLAGVGARAEA, from the coding sequence ATGACTCTCAAGCCGTGGGCCCTCGCCGGCCTTGCACTGCTCCAGGCCACGCCGCTGTACGCCGCCGAAGAAGGCGGCGGGCCGCTGGCCATCAATACCGCGCTGATCATCTGGACCTTCCTGATCTTCGGGATCGTCCTGGTCGTGCTGTCGCGCACCGCGTGGCCCGCCATCCTGGGTGCGGTGGAGCAGCGCGAGACCCACATCCGCGAGCTGCTGGAAGGCGCCGAGCGCGACCGCGCCGCCGCCGCCGCCGCCGCCGAGGAGAACCGGCGTCTGCTGGAGGAAACGCGCGCCAAGGCCCACGAGGCCATCAACGAGGCCCGCCTGCAGGGCGAGGCCATGCGCGCCGAGGTGCTGGCCACCTCACGCCGCGAGCAGCAGGAGATGATGGAGCGCGCCCGCCGCGACATCGCCGCCGAGCGCGAGGGCGCGCTGGAGTCGGTGCGCCGCGAGGCCGTGGACCTGGCCATCCGCGCCGCCGAAAAGCTGGTGCGCCGCTCGCTGGACGCCGAAGACAACCGCCGCCTGGTGCGCGAGTACCTGGCCGGCGTGGGCGCCCGCGCGGAGGCCTGA
- a CDS encoding ATP synthase F0 subunit C, whose protein sequence is MQAEIGSLANGLMGAGLGAGLAIIGAGLGIGLIGRGATEGMARQPEIAGNIQTAGIILAALIEGATFFALIVCLLINNTVGGALG, encoded by the coding sequence ATGCAGGCTGAAATCGGATCGCTCGCGAATGGCCTGATGGGCGCCGGCCTGGGTGCCGGCCTCGCCATCATCGGCGCCGGCCTGGGCATCGGCCTCATCGGCCGCGGCGCCACCGAGGGCATGGCCCGCCAGCCGGAGATCGCCGGCAACATCCAGACGGCCGGCATCATCCTGGCGGCGCTGATCGAGGGCGCCACCTTCTTCGCGCTGATCGTCTGCCTGCTGATCAACAACACGGTCGGCGGCGCGCTGGGCTGA
- the atpH gene encoding ATP synthase F1 subunit delta yields the protein MRSELIARNYAETLLDLADRNGGPAAMDQFAAALDEVAGLVQSDPRVRQFLETPRVPAAEKKKALRAALAGRAPELFLRFVSVLVDKRRQTLLPEIAEAFRGLVDERMGRVRVQVAISHLPDEALQAEIGNALALRLGRAVIPTFTVEPDLLGGMVVQVGDEILDGSVRSSAARLRRAMMAAQLPPSAAPAAL from the coding sequence GTGCGCTCCGAGCTGATCGCCCGCAACTACGCCGAAACGCTGCTGGACCTGGCCGACCGCAACGGCGGCCCGGCCGCCATGGACCAGTTCGCGGCGGCGCTCGACGAGGTGGCCGGGCTGGTGCAGTCGGACCCGCGCGTGCGCCAGTTCCTGGAAACGCCCCGCGTGCCGGCCGCCGAAAAGAAGAAGGCGCTGCGCGCCGCGCTGGCGGGCCGCGCCCCCGAGCTCTTCCTGCGCTTCGTGAGCGTGCTGGTCGACAAGCGCCGCCAGACGCTGCTGCCGGAGATCGCCGAGGCCTTCCGCGGCCTGGTGGACGAGCGCATGGGCCGGGTGCGGGTGCAGGTGGCCATCAGCCACCTTCCCGACGAGGCCCTGCAGGCCGAGATCGGCAACGCGCTCGCGCTTCGCCTGGGCCGCGCGGTGATCCCCACCTTCACGGTGGAGCCCGACCTGCTGGGCGGCATGGTGGTGCAGGTGGGCGACGAGATCCTGGACGGCTCGGTGCGGTCCAGTGCCGCGCGGCTGCGCCGCGCGATGATGGCGGCCCAGCTGCCGCCCAGCGCGGCGCCGGCCGCCCTCTGA
- the atpA gene encoding F0F1 ATP synthase subunit alpha produces the protein MATVESQLRASEIKNVLLGEIEQYEDALQAEQVGSVLEVKDGIARVYGLMGTMASEMLEITSSETGESVTALALNLEEDNIGAVILGDWTQLHEGDQARRTGRVLDIPVGPEFLGRVVNPLGEPIDGKGPIKGVTRRQVDIVAPGIVLRKPVGEPMQTGVKAIDALIPIGRGQRELIIGDRGTGKTAIAIDTIINQKGQGVVCVYVAIGQKASTVAGVVSRLSNAGAMDYTIVVAATASDPAPMQYIAPYAGTALAEYFMYTKNEEGKGMPTLCVYDDLSKQAVAYRQMSLVLRRPPGREAYPGDVFYLHSRLLERAAKLSDAEGGGSLTALPIIETQAGDVSAYIPTNVISITDGQIFLESNLFYSGVRPAVNVGISVSRVGGAAQIKAMKKVAGKLKGELAQYRELEAFAAFGSELDAVTQRQLARGARSVEVLKQGQYQPMPVENQVAIIYALTNGYLDNVDLPQVKAWERDFHVYLRTQHPQILDGIRTARELTADGETALKAALERYAELFADPHSPVGTDNYADSAILTETDADRHMSEEQLRMASRPEANAASARQSY, from the coding sequence ATGGCGACGGTCGAATCCCAGCTTCGCGCAAGCGAGATCAAGAACGTGCTGCTCGGCGAGATCGAGCAGTACGAGGACGCGCTCCAGGCGGAGCAGGTAGGCTCGGTGCTCGAGGTGAAGGACGGCATCGCGCGCGTCTACGGCCTGATGGGCACCATGGCCAGCGAGATGCTCGAGATCACCAGCTCGGAAACGGGTGAATCGGTGACCGCGCTGGCGCTGAACCTGGAAGAAGACAACATCGGCGCGGTGATCCTGGGCGACTGGACGCAGCTTCACGAGGGCGACCAGGCACGCCGTACGGGCCGCGTGCTCGACATCCCCGTGGGCCCCGAGTTCCTGGGCCGCGTGGTGAACCCGCTGGGCGAGCCCATCGACGGCAAGGGCCCCATCAAGGGCGTCACCCGCCGCCAGGTCGACATCGTGGCTCCCGGCATCGTGCTGCGGAAGCCGGTGGGCGAGCCCATGCAGACGGGCGTCAAGGCCATCGACGCGCTGATCCCCATCGGGCGCGGCCAGCGCGAGCTGATCATCGGCGACCGCGGCACGGGCAAGACGGCCATCGCCATCGACACCATCATCAACCAGAAGGGCCAGGGCGTCGTCTGCGTGTACGTCGCCATCGGCCAGAAGGCCTCGACGGTGGCGGGCGTGGTCAGCCGCCTGAGCAACGCGGGCGCCATGGACTACACCATCGTGGTGGCGGCCACCGCGTCGGACCCGGCCCCCATGCAGTACATCGCGCCGTACGCGGGCACCGCGCTGGCCGAGTACTTCATGTACACCAAGAACGAAGAGGGCAAGGGCATGCCCACCCTCTGCGTGTACGACGACCTCTCCAAGCAGGCCGTGGCGTACCGGCAGATGTCGCTGGTGCTGCGCCGTCCCCCCGGCCGCGAGGCGTACCCGGGCGACGTGTTCTACCTGCACAGCCGCCTGCTGGAGCGCGCGGCCAAGCTGAGCGACGCCGAGGGCGGCGGCTCGCTGACCGCGCTGCCGATCATCGAGACGCAGGCCGGTGACGTGTCGGCGTACATTCCGACCAACGTGATCTCGATCACGGACGGCCAGATTTTCCTGGAAAGCAACCTGTTCTACTCGGGCGTGCGCCCGGCGGTGAACGTGGGCATCTCGGTGTCGCGCGTGGGCGGCGCGGCGCAGATCAAGGCCATGAAGAAGGTGGCCGGCAAGCTCAAGGGCGAGCTGGCGCAGTACCGCGAGCTGGAGGCGTTCGCCGCCTTCGGATCCGAGCTCGACGCGGTGACGCAGCGCCAGCTGGCGCGCGGCGCCCGCTCGGTCGAGGTGCTCAAGCAGGGGCAGTACCAGCCGATGCCGGTGGAGAACCAGGTTGCCATCATCTACGCGCTGACCAACGGCTACCTCGACAACGTCGACCTGCCGCAGGTGAAGGCGTGGGAGCGCGACTTCCACGTGTACCTGCGCACGCAGCACCCGCAGATCCTGGACGGCATCCGCACGGCGCGCGAGCTGACGGCGGACGGCGAGACGGCGCTGAAGGCCGCGCTGGAGCGCTACGCCGAGCTGTTCGCCGACCCGCACTCGCCGGTGGGCACCGACAACTACGCCGACAGCGCCATCCTCACGGAAACGGACGCCGACCGGCACATGTCGGAAGAGCAGCTGCGCATGGCGTCGCGCCCCGAGGCGAACGCCGCGTCCGCCCGGCAGAGCTACTGA